In Cryptomeria japonica chromosome 5, Sugi_1.0, whole genome shotgun sequence, the genomic window ACCACCCTTGAGCCTTAGTTGCTTCCAATACACTTATTCTTCCCCACTACCCCGCACCAAAAAGGTTTACCAAAGTCAAACCCAATGGAGTTGCGGGGTGCAACCTGCACTTAAGTTAATTTTAAATGTATGTGGACAGTTTACTGTAAACATTGAGGGGTAAAGGGGTCGTTGCCTAGGAAAAAAGTATTTATCTGGTCTAGATACTTAGGCAAATGGAAAACTAGTGCAAGGAGTCAGTAATCATGATGATTTAAAAGACTCAAGTCACAACTTAAAACCATGGGTGACCTATTCAACCAGTCAGTGAGAAATTAAAACAAAGAAAACGAAGACCTATATGAGACCCTCGGGTtttacacttagacaaaaaaaatTCTCTCTAATGGCTTCTAAAGACAAATTTACATCATGAATAAACTCATAATTATGTCAAACTTTGACCTTCCCAATAGAACCTTGAGGCGATGAAACTACTAAAAAGGAAAAATGGGTGTTGTTATAGGTTTCTCTTGCACCCATGGTCCACGAAGGCGAGGGGAGATGATACGCATATAATAATTTCGGTCCACCCACAAATGTGCAAGCacaccaaacacaaaagacacttgttcattAACCCttaagaaatgaaatatttttaaatatatgcaaaCACGCAAAGGAAAGCAACTTTAAATTTGCACTTACAAAtgataattcttttttttttctctttttggatTTTAGACTTGGATGGCCAAGGATCAGCGGCACCACTTTTTAGTATCAAGGGTTAGCTAAAGCAAACCGAATTTGGAAAGTGCGGAAACCTAGAACTCAAATGCAAAAGCATAACTCAAATTCACAAGTATACTTGACAAAAATGTAGCATGAACCTTCAAAAATGCAACCAAAAGCCCTCATAAATGCGAGAAGAAAATGCAAACACACAACAATAGAATCCTACAAACTTAGAAACTTGCAAAAATGCCACCAAACGATGCAAGAACACAACAGAACCTAACAAAAATGTAATAAGACTACTAAAATGCAAAAAGATTAACCCTACAAATCTACAACTTAGAAATCCtgcaaacaaaaatgcaacaatagGGAACAAAAATGTAGCACAAATTGACAAAAACGTAGCAAGAATGtgcaaataaaaaaaatagaaacctACAAAACAAATATGCCACAAAACCCTCCGAAAATGAGATAATAACCTGCAAAAATGCAGCAAGACTAAAATGCAAAAACAGACTAAACTCTTGTTGGAGAAAACCAAAACACCACTCTggtgaaaaaaaaaaatgcaacaaaacCTCACAGATACGTGACGAAAACCTACAAAAACGTCGAAACAGAAAATTATCGCAAATCCAACCTGCAACTTTCaaaaatgcttcacaaaatgaTTAGTAATAAGGGACTAAGGTTCCACCAAACATATGCCAAAATGTGTATGTTGAATATTGAATTATTTGTAAATCCTAAtaagatccaaccactaaccctagatctacaaaccaATTCGAACAGACAATCAATAGAGAACTACCATGCAACACGTAAGTAAAACATAAAACAAGGTAAATATACCCTTACATACATGGtaggcttgtctccattgttctctTATCCTCCGTGATCTCGTATTGATAGTCTTTGCTCTGAGAGTTGTATActcttgcacaagagctcaaagagGAATGGATTATGGTTGTCATGATGTAAGCTATGATGTAGTATGATGAGGTATGGCTAGATTGATTTTGGCAGAGTATAAGTATGTTCAAACTATTTGTGATGTAGAATGAGAGGAAGAAACCTTTTTTATAGAGATCACCATAAAAATGGAGAGTTTAGATTAAGAAGTTAAATGATGAAATGACCATGATCTCATAGATGAAAGAGAACGCATAacattagagggtaggtaaagatgaagggagaGATCAAAAGGTGTCAAGGTAAAAGATAAGAGATAATAGGATTAAGAAGTTCATTTGAAATGAAGGGATATGAGTAAGTGGTGGGTTGACTTTTAAATTCAACGAATGCGGATATTGGAGAAatgattaaatgaaggaagagcaatatgacacttgtcacatgcctacgAATTTAGATTGTGATCAAGTGAACAAGATGAGGGGCTATAATTAAAAGAAAAAgggaatgaattaattattaaactaaaaatatttatttaattaatagaggaaaaggagccagattaataaataaaatatttatttgatttaagaaaaaaatgggattaaataaataataaatacctATTTAATTTagaaagaaaacactaatgaattaattaaataaataataaatatttattttattaaggtcggtcatttttaggtgtctacactttaaAAAGAGGAGAATTGAGAGTCTCCTTAGTGGAGGAGAATTTGGAATAAATTTGGCTAGCTTGTGCAACttttttatgtggctatcaaatcaAAATAAGTGTCTCGCAGGAAAACATCAAAAGGAAAGGATTTTGCGAGACTTCTATTTATGCCCTTTTGGCAACAGTGAAGAATGTACTAATCACTTTTTTAGTGTCCCTTCTCTATAACAATCTGAATTTTATGGTGGAAAATATAGAATAGACCTTTAATTTATGTTATTTCCTTGTCTAAATTTTGGGCTAATATGGTTCAACCCCCCGACTTTTGTGTCCTTCCTTTTGGGTGCATGGGATTTTGGTCCTTCTCTCATCCTTTGCTAAATTTGGCTAGAGCACAATTCTTTAGTCTTTTGAGTGTTCCAAAGGATTGTCATTCAAGTCTAACATAAGATCAAGAGTGCTTAAGAGACTATTGAGGTTATATTCAGTATTGACAAACCTCTTACCTCAATTTTGTGAGTTGCAAAACTTTTAGAGTTGTCCCTCTCTTTGCCTCACAAGCTCAATCTGGCTATAGAGTGCAACCTTCTAGACAGGTGAATGGTTCAGGTAAGTGGTCTCCTAGTAATTTTTTAAGATTAATATATAGGGCTCTAATTGAGGAACCTTGGATGTGGCCGGCGTTAGCAAAATTGGTCATGATAGTTGaggttttgttcatttttttcttttctactCATATAGGATTGCACTCTAGTAATCAGATGGAGGCTTGAGCCATTCTTAAATCTTTGGAGAGAGCCTATGCATTGGATGGACTGAGGttatatgtgaaatagattcaATGATCCTAGTTTCCCTATTGACTAAAAAAAACTTGCATGAATCCCCCTAAAGGTTGGCTTTGATAGCAAAACAAATTCTTCATTTGGCCACAAACTTTGACTCAATATCTTTTGTTCATGTTCCCAAGGAATGGAATAAGGTGGCCAATTGTTTGGCTAGATGGGCCTCTGAAGGATGTGTACTTGAAATGTTGCAGATTACGGATAGTTGGCCCAGGATAAATCTCACCAGATTCTTCAACTTATCCATGATGATCAAATGGAGTAAACGCGGTTTGTTGGTTGGTGAGAATGTAGTCATGATCAGAATGAATTTCACTACAGGTAATATTGGGTGGTATTGCAAGAAACCCCTATAGATTACTCTTTTGTAGATTGTTTTAATGGTATAACTACCTGAAAATCTATAtgatgtatttgtatttaattttactTGAATAAAGTTCTAATTTTtacctaaaaaaatcctaaacaatGTCTAGATCAATGCCTTTTCCCAAATAAACACTAATTAAATTGGTAATTGTCTTTTGGTTTATACGATTTTGAGGTGATTTATATGTCTAATAGTTTTGCCTCCACAACTGTACTGTTTTTTACACAGGTAGCCAAGTATCTGTAGTATTTGAACTCTCTGATTTGGCCAACCTCTAAACTGTTTTGATGTCTATTTTTAACTGAATATAGAAATGTGAATTTCCACAAAAACATAAATCTCCAATATCTTTTGGTTCGAATGTCTAGGTCAATGGCATTTCCCAAATAAGCACTAATTAAATTGATAATTGTCTTTTGGTTTATACGATTTTGAGGCAATTTATCATGTCTAATAGTTTTGCCTCCACAACTGTATTGCTTTTTACAAAGGTAGCCAAGTATCTGTAGTATTTGAACTCTCTGATTTGACCAACCTCTAAACTGGTTTGATGTCTATTTTTAACTGAATATAGAAACGTGAGTTTCCACAAAATCATAAATCTCCAGTATCTCCATAAAAGGTGAGGTATTGAACAACTAAAACACAATCATCAACCCAAAAAAGAAGATAAATGGAATTTTTTTGGAAGGCCCTATTAATTATGTTTTTTGTTGTGTAATAATGCATATAGTTATTGCGAAAAAAATCACAATGGCACAATACTCCTTGTTAGAACAAATATCCTTTGACATCTTTGGTTACAGTTTGTGCAGAACTAAAAATATGACATTGCTCCTTGAAAACTAGAAATCTTGAAATGCACATGCCTGCCAGGATTTAGAACACAAAGCTGCATTGCAGGCAATAACCTTGATGCATTCAAACTTCCATCCATTTTATTCTTCTTGTAGTTTGTCAACTGCTGAGATGAATCTCAGATCAGAAAGGTTTCTCTTTTGATTAGAAATAAGATTTCATAAGGAATAGTTGTGATTTGTCTTGCATATGCATCTGCATGCAATTCATGAAAGTCCATCCACTGGGTGAGCACAACAGCATAAACATAAGCAAGAAGATTTATAAAATTCTACTCACAACACCTGGGCTCTGAATACATAAGGTTTTCTTATAAACAACACTTTCAGTTTCAAAAACAGAAGCAAATATTCTTGTCATGCATAATAGCATCGTGTACCAAATCATCTGCCCCTGAACAATGTTCTTAACAGTTAAACATGCTTGAGCACATGTGCACCAAACATTATTATTTTGGAAATAATATGTATGCACTAATCTATACATTCCAGTTCTAGGATTTCCATATTGGATTGGACTTGCACTGTGATGTCAAACGACAGCAAACTCTTGCTGCAGACTTCTCGTTCTGCTTGGCTGATGAATTCCTGTCAATATTACAAAACTTCATGCATTGGACGTTATGAAATAGTAAATGAGACCCAACCCTTTCTTTTGGTTCTGATCTAATAAGTTCCTTTGAAGGAGACCACCATATGTACCATTCTCAACTTGGGTACCCATAACTCTATTGAACAAGTCATGATAATACATCAGAAACATTCCTGCTTCTAAATCGAAACCATAGCTCTGTAATTTGAAACAAAATGGCTCGCTATGCAGAAAAAGGATTTCTTGAAGGGCACTGTACAAGGAACTTTCTTTGAGTTGATCACTCAGTGTTAACCACATGCCAGAGAATTAATAATATAGGATGcctttgcaaccttacaatattaaCAAACTAAACTCAGGAGCGACATTATTACCGCTCACAAAACTGAATAAACTTAATATGAGCAATGTCCAAGATGAGATAATGCCATTAATTTCCTTAAAGCTGGACAAGTCATGAGCCCTGATATGGCATGCTTTATACTGGTAACTTAAAAGTAAATACCACCTTCAGTGACTTTTAGCAAAATATCTTCAGATTGGAAGTTACCTCAAGCAGCACTTGGAGGGCAATACATCCAAGTGATTACAAAAGCTTGTATTAGGCATGTCCATGCCATCACCTGTTAGACCACTGAAATTCTATTTCGAGCATTCGAGATGTACCATCACGGTTAGCATCAGGAACAAGTTTATACTGCCCACTGATAGTTCCAAGCATCACGACTTTATCTATCTGAATAGTTACTTTTCCCAAAGAACCCTGACAATATAAAATATTGCAGTGAGAATCTAACTAGCTACAAATGCTTTTAGATTATCTTTAACGAAATAAGGTTGACACAAATTTTAATATAATACAATAGGCAACTTACTTTTCCAAAGGTGTTCTTGGTCTTGCAAGATATTTGCAGTTTCTGACCCTTGGGAGGCATATCAAAGGCCCACGCAAAACTCTGCTTCCATTCTGGAGAAATGCTACGACTTACAACCTGCACATTTTCACCAACCAAATAAACCAATGTTCAATATCAGGACTATAAAAATTGTCCCTCTAAAATCACATTCTCCAAAGCATGTGGTATTCCCAATCATCAAAAGCAGAGGATTGACAAATAGCACTAATCATATATTGCATTCCcatctcaaaaccaaaaaaaatttggACATCTTAAGAGTCAGATCTAAAATAGCAGAAAGTAGTGAatgatttcaaaattttgaaaatgtccCTACAACTCACTTTGGTTTGCCGTGGAGGACCATTACCAAGTGTCAATTTACAGAATGCACTGGTGTTTCCTATTGACTGCTTCAAGTTATATCCGCGTTTGATGGTAACTGTCAAGCTTCCTGGTAAACATTGTAACAAGCTGTCTGCTTTCTCCTGAAAATGAGGTGGACTTGACCGAATTAATAGTTGCAATATAGGAATGGCCTCTGCTGCAACCATTGCTTGTGCTCTGCCAGATTCAGCAGGAATAGATGGCCATGAATCCTTCAGCAAACATATTGCATCAAGAGCTGCCTCCTGAGCTGGTTCTGTTCCAGCCTTAAGTGCACCAACCAGATGAGGAATACAAAGAGTAGCTGCTTCACTTCCCCGAAGCCTTGAAAAGTTACTGAAAAGGGTGTAGATAGCCTTAACAATTTCTTCATTGATTGTTGCAGTGGCCCAAAACTCTTTCTCTAAAGCACCTGCAACAGCAAAAAATGGtcaaatttgttttatttaataatttcaaaagaGACTACCACTCaattacaaaaaataaaatctaCTTAAAAGATATCAAATGTGCTTCAAGAGTCTTGAACACTACTAAAAACTAGTATGAAAACAAAGATTGTGGCTTAGAGATTGCAAATTTTCATTAAGAGCGATCAATAATTTTGAGCAATCAATCAACAAAGAATTCCTGAGTTCCAAATAGAATTTGAGCATGATTCAAAAGGGATCTAACTATCTTAAAAAGATTTTGACTTTTCCCTCTTGCATAAACAATGTTACATTCAAAGCACGACAAAAGAAGAGTGAGGTAACTGTAAGGAGATGACTCCATCCTATGAACTTAAGGATTTCAATCCAACATGAAGAAATATACTGGTACATTTATAGctgattaaaaattaaaaagtgagTCAGTTTAAATTATTCagcaaataaaattttgacatgtcAATTGTACAACCTGCTTTATGCAATGCAGTGTTGTCAACCATGTATTTTGAATTGAATTAATTTTGGGACAATGAATGTGTACTTAAAGGTCCCATAGAACAATTGAAgcaggaaaaaacaaaaaacagcAGTAATTCAGGTTGTGAACTTAAAATCCAAAGCACTTATTTTTTTGACATGAGAGAGTAGCCCCATTAAAGTAGAACTCAAAGCTTGTAGCAACCGCTCATATTTGTTAGGGAACATATTTGCCCAATGTTTGCCTCCATGTAGTCAATTTTTTCTGCGAATTTTGCAACTGGTCATATAGGATAGAGATGTGAAAATTTGTAATAGAGAGCTGGAATTTTCTGTTCATCAGATCATCTTACTGTAAATCTCTCCTAAATGTTCTCAATGGCATCAACAGAAAATAATGGCCATGGGTCCATGGCCTTATTACGAAGCCAAATATTGCGGTACAAATCAGCATATATACTCTTCTCAGCAAACAAATTTGACTGCCACAGAAATATCCTAAACACACCCATTAAAATTTAGGTCTCTGCTACAGATTGAAATTGCAAACCAAATAAAAGATAATGCAGAAAATGAAGTATTGAGGCAAAACAGCCCTTCCCCTGCAAGAAGTGAACACGTGACAAACTGGCAATTAAAAATTTGGTCAATGTTGCATATAACTGAGTTTTTTTTAATGGAGGGTTTACATCAAACCCATTACagcacaaaaaaaatcataaagcaGATGATTGCACAAAATGCATTTATTGTCCTACCAAGGAAACCTAAAACAGAGAGCCATTAGTACTAGCACAGAAATGCAAAACCAAGAAAGAAAACATTTAACAAACAGCAGGCAACTGCAAAGTAAAAGAAATACAATATATTACTGAGACAAATtgtcaaatgaaaaaaaaagagaattttgCACAAAACCATAACAGACATTTAAATGCTATGACACCGATGCAAGCCATGCAAATTAACAGCTCATAAAATAAAGGAAATCACCACTGCATGATAGCAATAACCAGTAAAGTTAAAACTTTAGAATCAGGAAAAGATTAAGAAACACATAATACCGAGTAATGGCATCTTCTAACATTCTTGCAATCACATACATTACCTGTCAAAGCCCTTACAAGCTCACTGGACACATATTCTTGAAGGGTATGATTGGAAAACAGAAACTTGATGAGCAATGCTGCTTGTCCAGCCATCTCAGAATTGTTTGAGCTAAGAATCTCTTGCACAACCAGAATGCCCCCTGCTTCTGCAACTGCACGCCTATTTGTCCTACTGTGCATAACTAAATTCTGCAATGCACATATTGCCACCATTGTCATTTCTTCATTTGGCTGATCCTCAAGCAGGCTAACTAATGCACGGCAAGCTGACACTGCATCAGTTGTTCTGGCAAGGCCATCACTCTGGAAAATATCACCTAAAGCAAGTGTGGCCAATAACCTGGCAGGCTGGGCTTGAGTCTGTGGATCAAGAAGATACTGTGACAGAGGAGCAATAGCATATTTGGATACTTTCATGTCTCGTACTTTACTATTGTTGAACAATGCTTCCAGTAGCCTCGCTGCTGATTCTTCACTCTGGTGAGACCTTAAAAGTTCCAAAAGGGCTTCCACTGCACCACATTCTGCCATCAGCTCAGCACTCGATGCATCATCTCTTTCTAGAACAAGCAGTGCACTAAGAGATACTACAACAGTCTGCTCACTACTTGATCGTAGCAGTTTCACTAGAACTGCAAGAGGTACTTTTAAATAGTATTGGGAACTAAAGCGCAAGACATTTGAAAGTACCAAGGCAGCTGATTCCCACAATGCATGGGATGGCTGTGGATCAACTTGCAAAAGAACCTTTGAGAGCTCAATAATGCCACCCGCATCTGCAATGGAATTTGGCCAACTTGCAGAAGCACTTTCAAGGGCCTTTATTGCTTTCTCCTGTAAATTTGAAATTCCAAGCCCTGCTAGCTGTACAAGTGGTACTACAGCTTGCTGTGTAGTAATATCTCGCTGAAAATACTCTTGAGCAACAAGATGTGAAAGTAATTCAGCCCCAAGTTGCTTTACAGAATGAGAAGGTGATTCAAGAAAGATAAGCAATGGCTCAATAGCCAAGCTAGGGGTGAGTCGCAGGTTAGCAAGAGATTGAGGCTTCTCCAAGATATTTACGAGTGCTTGCAATGCCCTATGCTGGCCCCATGTGCTTAAATCTGGGCGGGTCAAACATTGAAACAAAGGCTCTACCACTCTTGCACCAGCTGCACTCTTTGCAATGCTGCTATTGTTTGTCAAAATGCATATTAATTCTGCAATCAAAGAACATAGAGAATCTGGTGAATCAGGGAGAATTTCAAGAACATTATCAATCACCCCAGCTTTGACCATGTCAATCTTGCACGGGGGACGGTCCTTTCCCAACTTTACAAGGGCACTTATTGCAGTCTCAAGCAATGGATAATTTGTTCCACCAACCAGTCCTACAAGAGAATTCACAGTACCATATGCTGCAACAACCTCTGCCTGTTGCTCATCATCCAACAGATTATCGAGGGCACGGGCACTAGCTTCCTGAATTGGATTAGAATCTATTGTAAGAAGTTCTACAAGGGGCTGAATACAACTGGAAGCTGCAGATGTTGCCCGCACTCTGGAGTTTGCAAATAAAATACTGCACAGCAGTGCAGCATCTTCCTTTAGCTCTAAGGAACAAGGTGATGCCAAAATTCTGTATAAACTTTCTATAGGATTGACTTCAGCGTCAGCAATAGTTAAAGCCTTTGAAGGATTTTGATATGACAGCTTGATAAGTGCACCAATAGCAGCTTGTTGCTCTTTCTCAGATCCCACACTAAGCATTTCAACCAATGGTTTTATTGCTTGCcttgccacatcagcatttttcatGTTCTCCGATTCAAAAAGACCTTGCAGAGCCCTAGCTGCATTGTATCTGGCTCCCCTTGAACCCAACTGTAGAACTGCTATAAGCTGGGTGACAGTGCCTATTGCAGAATCATACTGCCGGAGATCAGGACTGCTAAATAGGATTCTTACCAAATTTGTTGCAGCCTCTTCTATAACATCCTGAGGACCTAAAGATAGATATTTTGCTAGGGCGTCTAAAGCTCCTGCCTCAGCCATGGTCACTTTGTTTGCATTATTGGCTTGTGCAATCTCAGTCAACAGTGCTAGAGCAAGTGCAGATGCACCAGGTCGATCTGACATTGGCTTAAGCAGCTCAACTAAAGAAGGTATAGATTTACGAGCAGTGGCACCCACCCTAATGTCGTCAACTCTAAATAGCCGTTCCAGAACAACCTGAACAGGATTGTGCACAAGAGAAAATTCTTCGGATAATGCATCAAGTGTTGATATGTTCAATTCTACACAGCCAAGCAGTGATATCAGACCTCCTGCTGCTCCTGAATTTGCAACTGCAAGAAGTGTTCCCCTGCTACCATTGCAGACAAGGCTAGCCAATGCTTGAGCAGCAAAATACCTATCAATTGCTTCATCAGACCTCAGTAAATTAGAAAGAGATGGAATTGCACGCATGGTAGCACCAGCTCGAATAACATCTCTATGCTGGAACAGAATAGCTAACAGCAAAGCGCTGACCCACATACCTCCACCATCCTCCAGCTCCATCTGAAACTAACAAGAAATTTCACTTAATTCTAAATCATAGGTCAGAGCAATGTTTTTTATTAACAAATTTTCTAGTATATAGAAAATTAAGTTGTAATAGAACGTGATTGACAGTAACCTAGAAAACACTTACAAGATTTGGATTAGAGAGAGATGTACAGAAAACACTAAGCTTGACTTCAGCATATAATCCAGGAAACAACAAActaaaaagcaaaaagaaaataaaacaatgATGCATGTCAACTTACCACAGAAGAGAAAAGAACATTTGGACAACAATAGTATAAGGACAACCTCAACTAAAGATTTAAACACACATGCACAAAACA contains:
- the LOC131067614 gene encoding protein CELLULOSE SYNTHASE INTERACTIVE 1 isoform X2; the protein is MAGASPLQRLQSVTNSKILSGKQERSRSSMRALKSPEFEAQATRSPLHSRTRDLNGVEGMEDPDGIWASIAQFIEHFQAHTSTAIEKELATKGLLDLAKSGKDAKNAIGSHSQAIPLLVTLLRSGTTVAKVNAALTLGILCDEEELRVKVLLGGCIPPLLGLLRSGSAEAKKAAAKAIYAVSHGGVAAEHIGMKIFMTEGVIPSLWEQLHPRQKQEKVVNGHLTGALRNLCNNTESFLQATLQAGGVDILVRLITSDSVVAQSNASSLLASLMLASETSCTKVLNSGAIQHLLKLVGTENAISARAEAAGALQALSSKLKSARKAMVDAGSVPILISAVVAPSKEFMQGQSAQALQENAMGALANISGGMSAIVLSLGENIETFRSDSQVADILGALAYALMVFKSDPAGSLDTVKIERLLVKQLRPRISQLVQERAIEALASLYGNAHLSVGLINAEAKKLLVGLVTMAGSEVQDDLIHLLRSLCSADLDLWHSLREREGIQILISFLGLSTEQQQEHSVALLSILTVVVDESKWAITAAGGIPPLVQLLETGSRKAKEDAAIILGNLCAHSEEICACVESADAVPALLWLLRNGSSKGQEIAANTLKHLIRDANAATVNQLVALLLGNQPKSKVHVITTLGCLLSVASHEELVQKGCAANKGLQSLVQMVSSLNEETKEAAASVLADIFAVRKDLCENLGILEIIDPLIRLLSMETECIAMQSARALAALFSAINSNKHVANVAGSAVMPLIQLAKSPSISAAEMAINALANLFLDVRFAEQAMVEDVIPSLTRVLKDGTKVGQEHAAGALARLLTHMPVDDVLVETIHHCGTVISLIDFLASADLEDVISSDALEALAIMAREKQGGTSSIPPWAILAELPHSLEPLVKCLAIGLPPVQEKAIEVLSRLCRDQPVVLGDLLAGTCTCIYALAGRVIHSDNLEVKVGGTALLICAAKEHRQRTLAALNESGFFIQLICSLVHMLKQATEINDLRINKVNNVYEGQERHFEGGDTFSMDDRASILGGTVALWLLSIISSYDDESKVAIMEAGAIEVLTEKLTNFSPSALQMELEDGGGMWVSALLLAILFQHRDVIRAGATMRAIPSLSNLLRSDEAIDRYFAAQALASLVCNGSRGTLLAVANSGAAGGLISLLGCVELNISTLDALSEEFSLVHNPVQVVLERLFRVDDIRVGATARKSIPSLVELLKPMSDRPGASALALALLTEIAQANNANKVTMAEAGALDALAKYLSLGPQDVIEEAATNLVRILFSSPDLRQYDSAIGTVTQLIAVLQLGSRGARYNAARALQGLFESENMKNADVARQAIKPLVEMLSVGSEKEQQAAIGALIKLSYQNPSKALTIADAEVNPIESLYRILASPCSLELKEDAALLCSILFANSRVRATSAASSCIQPLVELLTIDSNPIQEASARALDNLLDDEQQAEVVAAYGTVNSLVGLVGGTNYPLLETAISALVKLGKDRPPCKIDMVKAGVIDNVLEILPDSPDSLCSLIAELICILTNNSSIAKSAAGARVVEPLFQCLTRPDLSTWGQHRALQALVNILEKPQSLANLRLTPSLAIEPLLIFLESPSHSVKQLGAELLSHLVAQEYFQRDITTQQAVVPLVQLAGLGISNLQEKAIKALESASASWPNSIADAGGIIELSKVLLQVDPQPSHALWESAALVLSNVLRFSSQYYLKVPLAVLVKLLRSSSEQTVVVSLSALLVLERDDASSAELMAECGAVEALLELLRSHQSEESAARLLEALFNNSKVRDMKVSKYAIAPLSQYLLDPQTQAQPARLLATLALGDIFQSDGLARTTDAVSACRALVSLLEDQPNEEMTMVAICALQNLVMHSRTNRRAVAEAGGILVVQEILSSNNSEMAGQAALLIKFLFSNHTLQEYVSSELVRALTGALEKEFWATATINEEIVKAIYTLFSNFSRLRGSEAATLCIPHLVGALKAGTEPAQEAALDAICLLKDSWPSIPAESGRAQAMVAAEAIPILQLLIRSSPPHFQEKADSLLQCLPGSLTVTIKRGYNLKQSIGNTSAFCKLTLGNGPPRQTKVVSRSISPEWKQSFAWAFDMPPKGQKLQISCKTKNTFGKGSLGKVTIQIDKVVMLGTISGQYKLVPDANRDGTSRMLEIEFQWSNR
- the LOC131067614 gene encoding protein CELLULOSE SYNTHASE INTERACTIVE 1 isoform X1, which encodes MAGASPLQRLQSVTNSKILSGKQERSRSSMRALKSPEFEAQATRSPLHSRTRDLNGVEGMEDPDGIWASIAQFIEHFQAHTSTAIEKELATKGLLDLAKSGKDAKNAIGSHSQAIPLLVTLLRSGTTVAKVNAALTLGILCDEEELRVKVLLGGCIPPLLGLLRSGSAEAKKAAAKAIYAVSHGGVAAEHIGMKIFMTEGVIPSLWEQLHPRQKQEKVVNGHLTGALRNLCNNTESFLQATLQAGGVDILVRLITSDSVVAQSNASSLLASLMLASETSCTKVLNSGAIQHLLKLVGTENAISARAEAAGALQALSSKLKSARKAMVDAGSVPILISAVVAPSKEFMQGQSAQALQENAMGALANISGGMSAIVLSLGENIETFRSDSQVADILGALAYALMVFKSDPAGSLDTVKIERLLVKQLRPRISQLVQERAIEALASLYGNAHLSVGLINAEAKKLLVGLVTMAGSEVQDDLIHLLRSLCSADLDLWHSLREREGIQILISFLGLSTEQQQEHSVALLSILTVVVDESKWAITAAGGIPPLVQLLETGSRKAKEDAAIILGNLCAHSEEICACVESADAVPALLWLLRNGSSKGQEIAANTLKHLIRDANAATVNQLVALLLGNQPKSKVHVITTLGCLLSVASHEELVQKGCAANKGLQSLVQMVSSLNEETKEAAASVLADIFAVRKDLCENLGILEIIDPLIRLLSMETECIAMQSARALAALFSAINSNKHVANVAGSAVMPLIQLAKSPSISAAEMAINALANLFLDVRFAEQAMVEDVIPSLTRVLKDGTKVGQEHAAGALARLLTHMPVDDVLVETIHHCGTVISLIDFLASADLEDVISSDALEALAIMAREKQGGTSSIPPWAILAELPHSLEPLVKCLAIGLPPVQEKAIEVLSRLCRDQPVVLGDLLAGTCTCIYALAGRVIHSDNLEVKVGGTALLICAAKEHRQRTLAALNESGFFIQLICSLVHMLKQATEINDLRINKVNNVYEGQERHFEGGDTFSMDDRASILGGTVALWLLSIISSYDDESKVAIMEAGAIEVLTEKLTNFSPSALQFQMELEDGGGMWVSALLLAILFQHRDVIRAGATMRAIPSLSNLLRSDEAIDRYFAAQALASLVCNGSRGTLLAVANSGAAGGLISLLGCVELNISTLDALSEEFSLVHNPVQVVLERLFRVDDIRVGATARKSIPSLVELLKPMSDRPGASALALALLTEIAQANNANKVTMAEAGALDALAKYLSLGPQDVIEEAATNLVRILFSSPDLRQYDSAIGTVTQLIAVLQLGSRGARYNAARALQGLFESENMKNADVARQAIKPLVEMLSVGSEKEQQAAIGALIKLSYQNPSKALTIADAEVNPIESLYRILASPCSLELKEDAALLCSILFANSRVRATSAASSCIQPLVELLTIDSNPIQEASARALDNLLDDEQQAEVVAAYGTVNSLVGLVGGTNYPLLETAISALVKLGKDRPPCKIDMVKAGVIDNVLEILPDSPDSLCSLIAELICILTNNSSIAKSAAGARVVEPLFQCLTRPDLSTWGQHRALQALVNILEKPQSLANLRLTPSLAIEPLLIFLESPSHSVKQLGAELLSHLVAQEYFQRDITTQQAVVPLVQLAGLGISNLQEKAIKALESASASWPNSIADAGGIIELSKVLLQVDPQPSHALWESAALVLSNVLRFSSQYYLKVPLAVLVKLLRSSSEQTVVVSLSALLVLERDDASSAELMAECGAVEALLELLRSHQSEESAARLLEALFNNSKVRDMKVSKYAIAPLSQYLLDPQTQAQPARLLATLALGDIFQSDGLARTTDAVSACRALVSLLEDQPNEEMTMVAICALQNLVMHSRTNRRAVAEAGGILVVQEILSSNNSEMAGQAALLIKFLFSNHTLQEYVSSELVRALTGALEKEFWATATINEEIVKAIYTLFSNFSRLRGSEAATLCIPHLVGALKAGTEPAQEAALDAICLLKDSWPSIPAESGRAQAMVAAEAIPILQLLIRSSPPHFQEKADSLLQCLPGSLTVTIKRGYNLKQSIGNTSAFCKLTLGNGPPRQTKVVSRSISPEWKQSFAWAFDMPPKGQKLQISCKTKNTFGKGSLGKVTIQIDKVVMLGTISGQYKLVPDANRDGTSRMLEIEFQWSNR